Proteins encoded together in one Pseudoroseomonas cervicalis window:
- a CDS encoding GDSL-type esterase/lipase family protein, producing the protein MKRRELAQGLALAGTILGTAAGLPAPARAQAPAQQRGGGGAEGWATAWTGSAQGPYPVGNPSAQPNQSFAFPSPAEGARDQSFRLVLRPDLWGRRARLRFSNAFGTRPLQIASVHAGLHWGGAALLPGSNRPVTFGGAASASIPPGGQLWSDAVDLPFAAEPDAALLAGRKLAISFHVAGPSGPMTWHAKALQTSYVSPPGSGDHAAEESEAAFPYSTASWFFLDAVDMTAPAGTPVVLCFGDSITDGTASTMNGDDRWPDVLARRLHATLGNRVAVVNAGIGGNQVVGPAEYSAEKPFPGGPSALARLERDIISLSGIRTVVWLEGTNDFSRNGNASFEAVRDGMRQGVERLRAAIPGIRLVGATVTPALGSSSPAHGHAEQEEKRRQLNAFIRESGLFDAVVDFDTATRDPASGGLKPEMVPDSTTGAAGDKLHPNRAGYLAMGFAVPPAAVLPQG; encoded by the coding sequence ATGAAGCGCAGGGAATTGGCGCAGGGCCTGGCCCTGGCCGGAACCATCCTGGGCACGGCCGCCGGCCTGCCCGCCCCGGCCCGGGCCCAGGCACCGGCCCAGCAGCGCGGCGGCGGCGGCGCCGAGGGCTGGGCCACCGCCTGGACCGGCTCGGCCCAGGGGCCCTACCCGGTCGGCAACCCCTCGGCCCAGCCCAACCAGTCCTTCGCCTTCCCGAGCCCGGCCGAGGGCGCGCGCGACCAGAGCTTCCGCCTGGTGCTGCGCCCCGATCTCTGGGGCCGCCGGGCCCGGCTGCGCTTCAGCAACGCCTTCGGCACGCGGCCGCTGCAGATCGCCAGCGTGCATGCCGGGCTGCATTGGGGCGGCGCGGCGCTGCTGCCGGGCAGCAACCGGCCGGTCACCTTCGGCGGCGCGGCCAGCGCCAGCATCCCGCCCGGCGGCCAGCTCTGGTCCGACGCGGTGGACCTCCCCTTCGCCGCCGAGCCCGATGCGGCGCTGCTGGCGGGGCGCAAGCTCGCCATCTCCTTCCATGTCGCCGGCCCCTCCGGCCCGATGACCTGGCACGCCAAGGCGCTGCAGACCTCCTATGTCTCGCCCCCCGGCAGCGGCGACCATGCGGCGGAGGAAAGCGAGGCCGCCTTCCCCTATTCCACCGCCTCCTGGTTCTTCCTCGACGCGGTGGACATGACCGCGCCGGCCGGCACGCCGGTGGTGCTGTGCTTCGGCGATTCCATCACCGACGGCACCGCCTCCACCATGAATGGCGATGACCGCTGGCCGGATGTGCTGGCGCGCCGGCTGCACGCCACGCTCGGCAACCGCGTCGCCGTGGTGAATGCCGGCATCGGCGGCAACCAGGTGGTGGGCCCGGCCGAATACAGCGCGGAAAAACCCTTCCCCGGCGGCCCCTCGGCCCTGGCGCGGCTGGAGCGCGACATCATCAGCCTCTCCGGCATCCGGACCGTGGTCTGGCTGGAGGGCACCAACGATTTCAGCCGCAACGGCAATGCCAGTTTCGAGGCGGTGCGCGACGGCATGCGCCAAGGGGTGGAGCGGCTGCGCGCCGCCATCCCCGGCATCCGCCTGGTGGGGGCGACGGTGACGCCGGCACTCGGCAGCAGCAGCCCCGCCCATGGCCATGCCGAGCAGGAGGAGAAGCGCCGCCAGCTGAACGCCTTCATCCGCGAAAGCGGGCTGTTCGACGCGGTGGTCGATTTCGACACCGCGACCCGTGACCCGGCCAGCGGCGGGCTGAAGCCGGAGATGGTGCCGGATTCCACCACCGGCGCCGCCGGCGACAAGCTGCACCCGAACCGCGCCGGCTATCTGGCGATGGGTTTCGCCGTGCCCCCGGCGGCGGTGCTGCCGCAGGGCTGA
- a CDS encoding Nif11-like leader peptide family natural product precursor, with protein sequence MSASELQRLALALRQDSALRETLDAGLAQCRSAEEAAALLQRHGYAVDAAALQAAGAALPDTALDGVAGGTSTGGPGSFLGGIGPFADILDKIGPFSEMLLPFSAKPPG encoded by the coding sequence ATGAGTGCATCGGAGCTGCAGCGCCTGGCCCTGGCGCTGCGCCAGGACAGCGCGCTGCGCGAGACGCTGGATGCCGGGCTGGCGCAGTGCCGCAGTGCGGAGGAAGCCGCCGCCCTGCTGCAGCGGCATGGCTACGCGGTCGACGCCGCCGCGCTGCAGGCCGCGGGCGCCGCCCTGCCGGACACGGCGCTGGACGGCGTGGCAGGGGGCACCTCCACGGGCGGGCCCGGCTCCTTCCTGGGCGGGATCGGGCCCTTCGCGGACATCCTGGACAAGATCGGCCCGTTCTCGGAGATGCTGTTGCCCTTCTCCGCGAAGCCACCGGGCTGA
- a CDS encoding acetyltransferase: MASASPSDAPAPPAPLLLPLVLLGAGGHGRAVVELLRDAGLPPPLGVLDDNPDCPGLPGVPYLGPLARAAALRAEGVAAAHVALGHNATRQRLGEELLSLGYDLPVLRHPSAILASTARCGPGCVLMPRSVLGAAARLGAHCILNTGAILEHDGVAGPGCHIAPGAVLGGGTRLGARVLVGILAGLRPGVAVGEDATIALGAAVVADVPAGATVSGVPARSA; this comes from the coding sequence TTGGCGTCCGCGTCGCCATCTGACGCGCCCGCCCCGCCGGCGCCCCTGCTGCTGCCCCTGGTCCTGTTGGGCGCCGGCGGGCATGGGCGGGCGGTGGTCGAGCTGCTGCGCGATGCCGGCCTGCCGCCGCCGCTCGGCGTGCTGGACGACAACCCGGACTGCCCCGGCCTGCCGGGGGTGCCCTATCTCGGCCCGCTGGCCCGCGCCGCCGCGCTGCGGGCCGAGGGCGTGGCGGCGGCGCATGTGGCGCTCGGCCACAACGCCACGCGGCAGCGCCTGGGGGAGGAGCTTCTCTCCCTCGGCTACGACCTGCCCGTGCTGCGGCACCCCTCCGCCATCCTGGCCTCCACCGCGCGCTGCGGGCCGGGCTGCGTGCTGATGCCGCGCAGCGTGCTGGGGGCGGCGGCCCGCCTCGGCGCGCATTGCATCCTGAACACCGGCGCCATCCTGGAGCATGACGGGGTGGCCGGCCCCGGCTGCCACATCGCCCCCGGCGCGGTGCTGGGCGGTGGCACGCGGCTCGGCGCAAGGGTGCTGGTGGGCATCCTGGCCGGGCTGCGGCCGGGGGTGGCGGTGGGGGAGGATGCGACCATCGCCCTCGGCGCCGCGGTGGTGGCCGATGTGCCGGCGGGCGCCACCGTCTCGGGCGTGCCGGCGCGCAGCGCCTAG
- a CDS encoding amino acid ABC transporter permease → MSDTAADPRLLRAPPKKGLRLSWADERLRSIVWQVLVLGVVIAIIAWLVGNTQHNLEVRRIATGFGFLNREAGLPVAESLIPYSPTDTYARALMVGVLNTLKIAVVGVVLATILGTLLGIARLSKNWLLSRIAAVYVEVVRDLPLLLQLLFWYAILQGLPGPRQSLHPMEGVFLSNRGLKLPWIQWQDAHSFALLGFVAGIVLTIFYARAARARQMADGQPRRVWPAALALIIGMPVAIWAAFGAPWQGDIPALRGFNFQGGLTITPEYFALLIGLVMYTAAFIGEIVRAGILAVAKGQWEAAEALGLPRGLIMRKIVLPQALRVIVPPMTSQYLNLTKNSSLAVAIGYQDIVSISNTTLNQTGQAIEGIAIIMAVYLTISLSISLFMNWYNARIALVER, encoded by the coding sequence ATGTCCGACACCGCCGCCGATCCCAGGCTGTTGCGCGCGCCGCCGAAAAAAGGACTTCGCCTCTCCTGGGCCGATGAGCGGCTGCGCTCGATCGTCTGGCAGGTGCTGGTGCTCGGCGTCGTCATCGCCATCATCGCCTGGCTGGTCGGCAACACGCAGCACAATCTCGAGGTCCGGCGCATCGCCACGGGCTTTGGCTTCCTCAACCGCGAGGCCGGCCTGCCGGTCGCCGAGAGCCTGATCCCCTACAGCCCGACCGACACCTATGCCCGGGCGCTGATGGTCGGCGTGCTGAACACGCTGAAGATCGCGGTCGTCGGCGTGGTGCTGGCCACCATCCTCGGCACGCTGCTCGGCATCGCCCGGCTGTCGAAGAACTGGCTGCTCTCCCGCATCGCCGCGGTCTATGTCGAGGTGGTGCGCGACCTGCCGCTGCTGCTGCAGCTGCTGTTCTGGTACGCCATCCTGCAGGGCCTGCCCGGGCCGCGCCAGTCGCTGCACCCGATGGAGGGCGTGTTCCTCTCCAATCGCGGGCTGAAGCTGCCCTGGATCCAGTGGCAGGACGCGCACAGCTTCGCGCTGCTGGGCTTCGTCGCCGGCATCGTGCTGACCATCTTCTACGCCCGCGCCGCCCGCGCCCGGCAGATGGCCGATGGCCAGCCGCGCCGCGTGTGGCCGGCGGCGCTGGCGCTGATCATCGGCATGCCGGTGGCCATCTGGGCCGCCTTCGGCGCCCCCTGGCAGGGCGACATCCCGGCGCTGCGCGGCTTCAACTTCCAGGGCGGCCTGACCATCACCCCGGAATATTTCGCGCTGCTGATCGGCCTGGTGATGTACACCGCCGCCTTCATCGGCGAGATCGTCCGCGCCGGCATCCTGGCGGTCGCCAAGGGCCAGTGGGAAGCGGCCGAGGCGCTCGGCCTGCCGCGCGGGCTGATCATGCGCAAGATCGTGCTGCCGCAGGCGCTGCGCGTGATCGTGCCGCCGATGACCAGCCAGTACCTGAACCTGACCAAGAACTCCTCGCTGGCGGTGGCCATCGGCTACCAGGACATCGTGTCCATCTCGAACACGACGCTGAACCAGACCGGCCAGGCGATCGAGGGCATCGCCATCATCATGGCGGTCTACCTGACCATCAGCCTGTCGATCAGCCTGTTCATGAACTGGTACAATGCGCGCATCGCGCTGGTGGAGCGCTGA
- a CDS encoding amino acid ABC transporter ATP-binding protein: protein MPAPTTPRPIIDARGLWKRFGATPVLKGVDLSVAERELVFIIGPSGSGKSTLLRCLNRLEEPDDGSIHVDGIELLSPKTDINAARRRIGMVFQSFNLYPHMTARQNVMLALRKVLGKGKAEAAEIAGAALARVGLAERMEHFPAQLSGGQQQRVAIARAIALEPRVMLFDEPTSALDPELVGGVLQVMRELRESGMTMVVVSHEMAFARAAADRVVFMADGQKLEEGPPAQLFGDPQHERCQAFIRQIGRH from the coding sequence ATGCCCGCCCCGACCACCCCGCGCCCGATCATCGATGCCCGCGGCCTGTGGAAACGCTTCGGCGCCACCCCCGTGCTGAAGGGCGTCGATCTCAGCGTCGCCGAGCGCGAGCTGGTCTTCATCATCGGCCCCTCCGGCTCCGGCAAATCGACGCTGCTGCGCTGCCTGAACCGGCTGGAGGAGCCGGATGACGGCTCGATCCATGTCGACGGGATCGAGCTGCTGAGCCCGAAGACCGACATCAACGCCGCGCGCCGGCGCATCGGCATGGTGTTCCAGAGCTTCAACCTCTACCCGCATATGACGGCGCGGCAGAATGTCATGCTGGCGCTGCGCAAGGTGCTGGGGAAGGGCAAGGCGGAGGCGGCCGAGATCGCCGGCGCCGCGCTGGCGCGGGTCGGCCTGGCCGAGCGGATGGAGCATTTCCCGGCGCAGCTTTCCGGCGGCCAGCAGCAGCGCGTGGCGATCGCCCGCGCCATCGCGCTGGAGCCCCGGGTGATGCTGTTCGACGAGCCGACCAGCGCGCTGGACCCCGAACTGGTGGGCGGCGTGCTGCAGGTGATGCGCGAGCTGCGCGAGAGCGGCATGACCATGGTGGTGGTCAGCCACGAAATGGCCTTCGCCCGCGCCGCCGCCGACCGCGTGGTGTTCATGGCGGATGGCCAGAAGCTGGAGGAGGGGCCGCCGGCGCAGCTCTTCGGCGACCCGCAGCATGAGCGGTGCCAGGCCTTCATCCGCCAGATCGGCCGGCATTGA
- a CDS encoding amino acid ABC transporter permease, which produces MGGLDNFLFSFFNLKVMATYLPLVAQGLVLTILLALLIVVSGLALGLALAVLRSFGIRPLNWLIIFTVDLFRALPPLVIIVLLFFGLPAMGLGLSGFAATWLSLTLVLMAFSEEIYWAGITAVPKGQWEAARSTGLSFLATLRLVVLPQALRITIPPLTNRTIAITKGTALGSVVGVSEILGAAQSAMSFSANPTPLTMGAIAYLILFIPVVALGRWIETRFAWKR; this is translated from the coding sequence ATGGGCGGGCTCGACAACTTCCTTTTCTCCTTCTTCAACCTCAAGGTCATGGCCACCTACCTGCCGCTGGTGGCGCAGGGCCTGGTGCTGACCATCCTGCTGGCGCTGCTGATCGTGGTCTCCGGCCTGGCGCTGGGGCTGGCGCTGGCGGTGCTGCGCAGCTTCGGCATCCGCCCGCTGAACTGGCTGATCATCTTCACGGTCGACCTGTTCCGCGCGCTGCCGCCGCTGGTCATCATCGTGCTGCTGTTCTTCGGCCTGCCGGCGATGGGGCTCGGCCTGTCCGGCTTCGCCGCCACCTGGCTGTCGCTGACCCTGGTGCTGATGGCCTTCTCGGAGGAGATCTACTGGGCCGGCATCACCGCCGTGCCGAAGGGGCAGTGGGAGGCGGCGCGCTCCACCGGCCTGTCCTTCCTGGCGACGCTGCGGCTGGTGGTGCTGCCGCAGGCGCTGCGCATCACCATCCCGCCGCTGACCAACCGCACCATCGCCATCACCAAGGGCACGGCGCTGGGCTCGGTGGTGGGCGTGTCGGAGATCCTGGGCGCGGCGCAGAGCGCCATGTCCTTCTCCGCCAATCCGACGCCGCTGACCATGGGCGCCATCGCCTATCTGATCCTGTTCATCCCCGTCGTCGCGCTCGGCCGCTGGATCGAGACGCGCTTCGCCTGGAAGCGCTGA
- a CDS encoding amino acid ABC transporter ATP-binding protein, which yields MSATMDLAGEGPHIASALRTDAPPAILLDKVNKWYGAMHVLRDVSLTVGNGERVVVCGPSGSGKSTMIRCINRLEQHQEGRIVVDGMELTDDTRALDAIRREVGMVFQSFNLFPHLTILENCTLAPIWVRRMPKKEAEELAMHYLTRVKIPEQARKYPGQLSGGQQQRVAIARALCMKPKIMLFDEPTSALDPEMIKEVLDTMVSLAETGMTMVCVTHEMGFARQVADRVVFMDRGEVVEAGVPEQIFNDPKTDRLKGFLSQILRGH from the coding sequence ATGAGCGCCACCATGGACCTCGCGGGCGAAGGCCCGCACATCGCCTCCGCCCTGCGCACCGACGCGCCCCCGGCGATCCTGCTCGACAAGGTCAACAAGTGGTACGGCGCCATGCATGTGCTGCGCGACGTGTCGCTGACCGTCGGCAATGGCGAGCGCGTCGTGGTCTGCGGGCCCTCCGGCTCCGGCAAGTCGACCATGATCCGCTGCATCAACCGCCTGGAGCAGCACCAGGAGGGGCGGATCGTCGTCGACGGCATGGAGCTGACCGACGACACCCGCGCGCTGGACGCCATCCGCCGCGAGGTCGGCATGGTGTTCCAGAGCTTCAACCTGTTCCCGCACCTGACCATCCTGGAGAACTGCACCCTGGCGCCCATCTGGGTCCGCCGGATGCCGAAGAAGGAGGCCGAGGAGCTGGCGATGCACTACCTGACCCGGGTGAAGATCCCGGAGCAGGCGCGCAAATATCCCGGCCAGCTCTCCGGCGGCCAGCAGCAGCGCGTCGCCATCGCCCGCGCGCTCTGCATGAAGCCCAAGATCATGCTGTTCGACGAGCCGACCTCGGCGCTCGATCCGGAGATGATCAAGGAGGTGCTCGACACCATGGTCAGCCTGGCCGAGACCGGCATGACCATGGTCTGCGTCACCCATGAGATGGGCTTCGCCCGCCAGGTCGCCGACCGCGTGGTGTTCATGGACCGCGGCGAGGTGGTCGAGGCCGGGGTGCCGGAGCAGATCTTCAACGACCCGAAGACGGACCGGCTGAAGGGCTTCCTCAGCCAGATCCTGCGCGGCCACTGA
- a CDS encoding YceI family protein, with the protein MPQPRPLAPGAAPRPAPAEPLAAARPALRPLPPLARRGVLAGLLLPGLSCRPRRARAATAFVFDQRHATVEFTVAALGLFDITGHFARFEGALQLEMAQPERSALAVTLDMRGAEVAVPQGTALLRSADFFDVERYPQARFESQGARALGTDRYALQGRLAMRGTAQPLLLEASLRDRRRDANGESVGLVASGALSRAAFGMVADRATLSDTVRLAVRMRLALPAA; encoded by the coding sequence ATGCCCCAGCCCAGGCCCCTGGCCCCAGGCGCAGCCCCCCGCCCCGCCCCGGCGGAACCCCTTGCCGCGGCCCGCCCGGCGCTGCGACCGCTGCCGCCCCTGGCGCGGCGCGGCGTGCTGGCCGGGCTGCTGCTGCCGGGCCTGTCCTGCCGGCCGCGCCGCGCCCGCGCCGCCACCGCCTTCGTCTTCGACCAGCGCCACGCCACGGTGGAATTCACCGTCGCCGCCCTGGGCCTGTTCGACATCACCGGCCATTTCGCCCGCTTCGAGGGCGCGCTGCAGCTGGAGATGGCGCAGCCGGAACGCTCGGCCCTGGCCGTCACCCTCGACATGCGCGGCGCCGAGGTGGCGGTGCCGCAGGGCACCGCGCTGCTGCGCTCGGCCGATTTCTTCGATGTGGAGCGCTACCCGCAGGCGCGCTTCGAAAGCCAGGGCGCGCGCGCCCTGGGCACCGATCGCTACGCGCTGCAGGGCCGGCTGGCGATGCGCGGCACCGCCCAGCCGCTGCTGCTGGAGGCCAGCCTGCGCGACCGGCGGCGCGACGCGAATGGCGAGAGCGTCGGCCTGGTGGCCAGCGGCGCCCTGTCGCGCGCCGCCTTCGGCATGGTGGCCGACCGCGCCACCCTGTCCGACACGGTGCGGCTGGCGGTGCGCATGCGCTTGGCCTTGCCGGCGGCTTGA
- a CDS encoding potassium transporter Kup: MTQTPSSPANRPLTPALLLGVLGVVYGDIGTSPLYALRASLLHFSSDGLEEWEILGILSLIFWSLILVVTVKYVLLVLRADNRGEGGILALMALAQRVTRGERGRNLVMLIGIAGAALFFGDGIITPAISVLSAVEGLKVISPAFSGAVIPISLVVLLALFLVQYKGTHSIGRVFGPVTALWFGSLGILGLVEIVQQPHVLLALSPHYAIEFCINYHLAAFIALGSVVLAVTGAEALYADMGHFGARPIRLVWLWAVLPSLTLNYFGQGALLLTDRAALENPFYLLAPDWFRLPLVVLATCATIIASQAMISGAYSIARQCVQLGFLPRLVVCHTSDTEEGQIYMPQINLALLVGVVILVVSFHDSDSLAAAYGLAVTGTFLCTTALLGLVLRRQFNWPLAAVVAVLIPLFLLDGGFFISNVLKVPDGGWVPLLLGAGMFILMLTWRRGRELLFTRFRQDSLPLKSFLARLPQSRTIRVPGIAVFMTGQADYVPAALLHNLKHNKVLHERVLFVTVENLDVPQAPQRREVTELAPGIHRVMLRYGFQESPNIPRELEALHEYGVEFEPMQASYFLGRETLVAAAVPKMATWRQWLFSLMSRNSMPATEFFRIPSDRVVELGVRVAI, translated from the coding sequence GTGACCCAGACCCCATCCTCCCCGGCGAACCGTCCCCTCACCCCGGCCCTGCTGCTCGGCGTGCTCGGGGTCGTCTATGGCGATATCGGCACCAGCCCGCTCTACGCGCTGCGCGCCTCGCTGCTCCACTTCTCCTCGGACGGGCTGGAGGAGTGGGAGATCCTCGGCATCCTCAGCCTGATCTTCTGGTCGCTCATCCTGGTGGTCACGGTGAAATACGTGCTGCTGGTGCTGCGCGCCGACAACCGGGGCGAGGGCGGCATCCTGGCGCTGATGGCCCTCGCCCAGCGGGTGACGCGCGGCGAGCGCGGGCGCAACCTGGTGATGCTGATCGGCATCGCCGGCGCCGCCCTGTTCTTCGGCGACGGCATCATCACCCCGGCCATCTCGGTGCTCTCGGCGGTGGAGGGGCTGAAGGTCATCTCCCCCGCCTTCAGCGGCGCCGTCATCCCGATCTCGCTGGTGGTGCTGCTGGCGCTGTTCCTGGTGCAGTACAAGGGCACCCACAGCATCGGCCGCGTGTTCGGCCCGGTCACCGCGCTGTGGTTCGGCAGCCTCGGCATCCTCGGCCTGGTGGAGATCGTGCAGCAGCCGCATGTGCTGCTGGCGCTCTCGCCCCACTACGCCATCGAGTTCTGCATCAACTACCACCTGGCGGCCTTCATCGCCCTCGGCTCCGTCGTGCTGGCGGTGACGGGGGCCGAGGCGCTCTATGCCGATATGGGGCATTTCGGCGCCCGGCCGATCCGCCTCGTCTGGCTCTGGGCGGTGCTGCCCTCGCTGACGCTGAACTATTTCGGCCAGGGCGCGCTGCTGCTGACCGACCGCGCGGCGCTGGAGAACCCCTTCTACCTGCTGGCCCCGGACTGGTTCCGCCTGCCGCTGGTGGTGCTGGCCACCTGCGCCACCATCATCGCCAGCCAGGCCATGATCTCGGGCGCCTATTCGATCGCCCGGCAATGCGTGCAGCTGGGCTTCCTGCCGCGCCTCGTCGTCTGCCACACCTCCGACACCGAGGAGGGGCAGATCTACATGCCGCAGATCAACCTGGCGCTCCTGGTCGGCGTCGTCATCCTGGTGGTCAGCTTCCACGATTCCGACAGCCTGGCCGCCGCCTATGGCCTGGCCGTCACCGGCACCTTCCTCTGCACCACCGCGCTGCTCGGCCTGGTGCTGCGGCGGCAGTTCAACTGGCCGCTGGCCGCGGTGGTGGCGGTGCTGATCCCGCTCTTCCTGCTCGATGGCGGCTTCTTCATCTCCAACGTGCTGAAGGTGCCGGATGGCGGCTGGGTGCCGCTGCTGCTGGGCGCCGGCATGTTCATCCTGATGCTGACCTGGCGGCGCGGGCGCGAGCTGCTCTTCACCCGCTTCCGCCAGGACAGCCTGCCGCTGAAATCCTTCCTGGCGCGGCTGCCGCAATCGCGCACCATCCGCGTGCCCGGCATCGCCGTGTTCATGACCGGCCAGGCCGACTACGTGCCCGCCGCCCTGCTGCACAACCTCAAGCACAACAAGGTGCTGCATGAGCGGGTGCTGTTCGTCACGGTGGAGAATCTGGACGTGCCCCAGGCGCCGCAGCGGCGCGAGGTGACCGAGCTGGCGCCCGGCATCCACCGCGTGATGCTGCGCTACGGCTTCCAGGAAAGCCCCAACATCCCGCGCGAGCTGGAAGCGCTGCACGAATACGGCGTCGAGTTCGAGCCGATGCAGGCCAGCTACTTCCTCGGCCGCGAGACGCTGGTGGCGGCCGCCGTGCCAAAGATGGCGACCTGGCGGCAATGGCTGTTCTCGCTGATGAGCCGCAATTCCATGCCGGCCACCGAGTTCTTCCGCATCCCGAGCGACCGCGTGGTCGAGCTTGGCGTCCGCGTCGCCATCTGA
- a CDS encoding amino acid ABC transporter permease, producing MAEIAAEASAPRPVQDAALAPRRPPLLAVGPVAWARANLFSGWLSTAVTLVLLYFLIRWAVGFIDWAFINAIWSVPVTNGTAQTQACRALQGSGACWAVVTEKHRFILFGTYPYEEHWRPAICILLFIGLYIISAMRRFWRPALALIWLATLVVIGVLMWGGVLGLSYVPQERWGGLVITLILATFGIAFAFPLSILVALGRRSRMPAIKMLCILYVELIRGVPLISLLFMASVMFPLFLPEGINIDKLLRAQIAIILFAAAYLAEVVRGGLQALPKGQYEAADALGLSYWQKTGFIILPQALRLVIPPLVNTFIGFFKDTSLVLIIGIFDLLTAGKTAIVEPAWQGFGIEIYVVVGAIYFVFCFAMSRYSQNLEAELNRHRVR from the coding sequence ATGGCCGAGATCGCCGCCGAAGCCTCCGCCCCGCGTCCGGTGCAGGACGCCGCCCTCGCCCCGCGCCGCCCGCCCCTGCTGGCGGTGGGCCCGGTCGCCTGGGCCCGCGCCAACCTGTTCTCGGGCTGGCTGTCCACCGCCGTCACCCTGGTGCTGCTCTACTTCCTGATCCGCTGGGCGGTGGGCTTCATCGACTGGGCCTTCATCAACGCCATCTGGTCGGTGCCGGTCACCAACGGCACGGCGCAGACCCAGGCCTGCCGCGCGCTCCAGGGCAGCGGCGCCTGCTGGGCGGTGGTGACCGAGAAGCACCGCTTCATCCTGTTCGGCACCTACCCCTATGAGGAGCATTGGCGCCCGGCCATCTGCATCCTGCTGTTCATCGGCCTCTACATCATCTCCGCCATGCGCCGCTTCTGGCGCCCGGCGCTGGCGCTGATCTGGCTGGCGACGCTGGTGGTGATCGGCGTGCTGATGTGGGGCGGCGTGCTCGGCCTGTCCTATGTGCCGCAGGAGCGCTGGGGCGGCCTGGTCATCACCCTGATCCTGGCCACTTTCGGCATCGCCTTCGCCTTCCCGCTGTCGATCCTGGTGGCGCTCGGCCGGCGCTCGCGCATGCCGGCCATCAAGATGCTCTGCATCCTGTATGTCGAGCTGATCCGCGGCGTGCCGCTCATTTCCCTGTTGTTCATGGCCAGCGTCATGTTCCCGCTCTTCCTCCCGGAAGGCATCAACATCGACAAGCTGCTGCGCGCGCAGATCGCCATCATCCTCTTCGCCGCCGCCTATCTGGCCGAGGTGGTGCGCGGCGGCCTGCAGGCCCTGCCCAAGGGCCAGTACGAGGCCGCCGACGCGCTCGGCCTGTCCTACTGGCAGAAGACCGGCTTCATCATCCTGCCCCAGGCGCTGCGGCTGGTGATCCCGCCGCTGGTGAACACCTTCATCGGCTTCTTCAAGGACACCTCGCTGGTGCTGATCATCGGCATCTTCGACCTGCTGACCGCCGGCAAGACGGCGATCGTCGAGCCCGCCTGGCAGGGCTTCGGCATCGAGATCTATGTCGTCGTCGGCGCCATCTACTTCGTCTTCTGCTTCGCCATGTCGCGCTACAGCCAGAACCTCGAGGCGGAGCTGAACCGCCACCGGGTGCGCTGA
- a CDS encoding amino acid ABC transporter permease has protein sequence MEDFVFAFLNGEILREAWPILWRGFVYTLGLSAMTVPLGLVGGVMLALLSTAGPRSIRWLAAGWTDLFRAIPPLVLLVFLYAGLPFAGLDVGAWGAVAIGFFLNTGAYYGEVLRAGIESVPRGQMEAARSTGLNRAQALAHVVLPQAVRNVLPDLVSNTLEVVKLTSIASVVALPELLFQARQAQNATYNATPIMAAAVAYFLLLWPLVRLISRLENKAMAGR, from the coding sequence ATGGAAGATTTCGTCTTCGCCTTCCTGAACGGGGAGATCCTGCGCGAGGCCTGGCCGATCCTCTGGCGGGGCTTTGTCTACACCCTCGGCCTGTCGGCCATGACCGTGCCGCTCGGCCTGGTGGGGGGCGTCATGCTGGCGCTGCTCTCCACCGCCGGGCCGCGCAGCATCCGCTGGCTGGCGGCCGGCTGGACCGACCTGTTCCGCGCCATCCCGCCGCTGGTGCTGCTGGTCTTCCTCTATGCCGGCCTGCCCTTCGCGGGGCTGGATGTCGGCGCCTGGGGGGCGGTGGCCATCGGCTTCTTCCTCAACACCGGCGCCTATTACGGCGAGGTGCTGCGCGCCGGCATCGAGAGCGTGCCGCGCGGACAGATGGAGGCGGCGCGCAGCACCGGCCTGAACCGCGCCCAGGCGCTGGCGCATGTCGTGCTGCCGCAGGCGGTGCGCAACGTGCTGCCCGACCTGGTCAGCAACACGCTGGAGGTGGTGAAGCTGACCTCCATCGCCTCGGTGGTGGCGCTGCCCGAGCTGCTGTTCCAGGCCCGCCAGGCGCAGAACGCCACCTACAACGCGACGCCGATCATGGCCGCGGCGGTGGCGTATTTCCTGCTGCTCTGGCCGCTGGTGCGGCTGATCTCGCGGCTGGAGAACAAGGCGATGGCCGGGCGCTGA